The window CGCGCCAGCAACTCACGAAATTTGCGAATGGAACGGCCGTAGTTGCGCACGTAATAATCATCCAAAGCATCCTGATAGTAGGCGCCATATTCGGTATTATAAACTTTGGAATCATCGACGATCTTCGCGGGCAAGGCGGGCTGTGCGCTGGCGATCTGCTGCGTCTGCGAGGCCGTTTCCAACGCCGCGATCTGATAGTTGACATTCTTAAGCTCGTTGCGCAAGCTGTCAATCGCGCGATCTTTGCTGGATGAAATCGTGGAAAGCTCTTCGACTTGCGCACGCATGCTGTTGAACAACTCGGGCGTCAGGAAACTCTCCGCCTGGTTGCCGCCGGTATTCGATTCCGGCATATCCGTAAACATGCCGCTGGACATGTCATCGTCAGCCGGGGCGGCCTCGCTTTCGTTCTCCAACATATCCAACCGGCTGAGAACGTCGCTGTCACTGAACGCGCCCGAGCCTGTGACTTCGCCTTCCGGTCCGAATGTGTCCTGCCCGGCAGGCATTTCGGTATTGTCGCCAAATTCGTCTTCAAAGCCGACGTTCTGCACTCGTCCGCTGCATACCACGAAGAGGCCGACGACGACCAAGAGTAATGAAAAAAGCGACGTGCCTAAAATCCGCTGTGTCTGCGTCATGATGTTTGCTCCTAAGATCAAGTTGTAAAGTCAAAGAGGTGGCGCCCGATCCTCAAAAAACGTCCTGTTGTAACGTCAGTCACGAGACATAAATACTAAGGAACACCATTTAAATAACATACCCATTTCCTGTAACCGCTAATTAACGCGAATGTACGCTAACC is drawn from Cytophagia bacterium CHB2 and contains these coding sequences:
- a CDS encoding tetratricopeptide repeat protein, with protein sequence MTQTQRILGTSLFSLLLVVVGLFVVCSGRVQNVGFEDEFGDNTEMPAGQDTFGPEGEVTGSGAFSDSDVLSRLDMLENESEAAPADDDMSSGMFTDMPESNTGGNQAESFLTPELFNSMRAQVEELSTISSSKDRAIDSLRNELKNVNYQIAALETASQTQQIASAQPALPAKIVDDSKVYNTEYGAYYQDALDDYYVRNYGRSIRKFRELLARGGSSQLIDNCQYWIGEAYFAQGNYYQAIAEFQKVLALGGNNKSNDAQLMIGIAYMKAGETELARSELNALMTFASNSNSAKKAVKYLKQLGA